In a single window of the Rhineura floridana isolate rRhiFlo1 chromosome 3, rRhiFlo1.hap2, whole genome shotgun sequence genome:
- the MRNIP gene encoding MRN complex-interacting protein, whose product MAQTFQVLRCCFCNIFQVQQIKKSKKWNCKICDEKQSILKVFGEGSGSDCRHHVQKLNLLHGEVEQASMKMLRSVEEPIRSGDANTVVKLEENLGWQEEKAESVSRWSKYLSEKCVTQEKEDEGERMVYTEKQTYSSKNMLKHSKKCQKTSLHTSDAREGKKRRNSGFAEDARSFENRRTSTTVAQNCGDTTCKSVATPVEEDLVCRNNKDLKLRGAGLSKWEKFLLSKMSCNSGDITTTIQERQEVLVQTLAADKNAEREDTFNNISPSNWHQASKQNASIQLARVQQVSKTEYVPTAGIPVGRCKHSPSLANVHLQEILLNRLPEQPTAIPSVSPPGISNSTNMYRSLFSSEEDFDDI is encoded by the exons attaaaaagagcaaaaaatggAATTGCAAAATATGTGATGAAAAGCAGTCAATTCTAAAG GTTTTTGGAGAAGGTTCTGGATCTGACTGCAGGCACCATGTGCAAAAACTAAATTTGCTGCATGGAGAGGTAGAGCAGGCATCTATGAAAATGCTCAG ATCTGTAGAAGAACCAATAAGGAGCGGTGATGCGAACACAGTTGTTAAGTTGGAAGAGAATTTAGGCTGGCAG GAGGAAAAGGCAGAGTCAGTCAGCCGCTGGAGCAAATATCTCAGTGAAAAATGTGTGACGCAAGAGAAGGAAGATGAGGGGGAGAGAATGGTGTATACAGAAAAACAGACCTACTCTTCCAAGAACATGCTGAAACATTCAAA GAAGTGTCAGAAGACCAGCCTCCACACTAGTGATGCCAGGGAGGGCAAAAAACGGAGAAATTCTGGATTTGCAGAGGATGCCCGAAGCTTTGAG AACAGAAGAACTTCAACCACAGTGGCTCAAAACTGTGGAGATACTACATGTAAAAGTGTTGCGACTCCTGTGGAAGAGGATCTGGTATGTCGAAACAACAAAGATTTGAAGTTGAGAGGTGCAGGACTTTCAAAGTGGGAGAAATTCCTTTTATCCAAAATGAGTTGTAATAGTGGTGACATAACTACGACAATACAAGAGAGGCAGGAAGTACTAGTCCAAACACTTGCTGCCGATAAAAATGCTGAAAGGGAGGATACCTTCAACAATATCAGCCCCTCTAATTGGCATCAGGCATCAAAGCAAAATGCATCCATCCAGTTAGCTAGAGTGCAACAGGTCTCCAAAACTGAGTATGTTCCAACAGCTGGCATACCTGTGGGAAGATGCaaacattctccatctttggctaATGTTCATCTTCAAGAAATATTGCTAAATAGACTGCCCGAACAACCTACTGCCATTCCTTCCGTAAGTCCTCCTGGCATCTCTAATTCAACAAATATGTACAGAAGCCTCTTTTCCTCAGAAGAAGATTTTGATGATATTTAA